The following proteins are encoded in a genomic region of Oceanisphaera profunda:
- a CDS encoding TrkH family potassium uptake protein, protein MHIRTIIRIVGILVALFSVTMLAPALVAYIYRDGAGLDFFSAFVICLILGLILWFPNRTHSQELRSKEGFLIVVLFWTVLGSVAAIPFMLSNELDMSVAEAFFEAFSGLTTTGATVISGLDSLPKAILFYRQMLQWLGGMGIIVLAVAILPILGIGGMQLFRAEIPGPVKDNKVAPRIAETAKTLWYIYLVLTISCTLLLWLAGMNMFDAICHAFSTIAIGGFSTYDASVGHFDSPMINMIIVVFLLIAGVNFSLHFAAFANRGLRLSVYRFDPEVKFFLGVQIVLTLICMSVLLAHQVYSDPWQALDQALFQSVSIATTAGFSTTGFAQWPLFLPVLLIMASFIGGCAGSTGGGMKVVRIMLLNLQGMRELKRLIHPRAVYRIKLGNKALADKVVEAIWGFFAAYALVFVLCMLALLATGMDELTAFTAVAATLNNLGPGLGEVAANFGTTSEAAKWIMILAMLFGRLEIFTLLVLFTPAFWRS, encoded by the coding sequence ATGCATATTCGCACCATCATTCGCATCGTCGGTATTTTAGTCGCGCTATTTAGTGTGACTATGCTGGCGCCGGCCCTAGTGGCTTACATTTATCGAGATGGTGCCGGCCTCGATTTTTTTAGTGCCTTCGTGATCTGCTTAATTTTAGGTCTCATATTATGGTTCCCAAATCGTACTCATAGCCAAGAGCTGAGATCTAAAGAAGGCTTCTTGATTGTGGTGTTGTTTTGGACGGTACTGGGTAGCGTGGCCGCCATTCCTTTTATGTTGAGTAATGAGCTCGACATGTCGGTGGCAGAGGCCTTTTTTGAAGCCTTCTCCGGCCTCACCACCACAGGTGCGACGGTTATAAGCGGGCTCGACTCTTTACCTAAGGCCATTTTATTCTATCGCCAAATGCTGCAGTGGTTAGGCGGCATGGGCATTATCGTATTGGCGGTGGCCATCTTGCCGATCTTGGGTATCGGTGGCATGCAGTTGTTTCGTGCCGAAATACCTGGGCCCGTTAAAGACAACAAGGTAGCGCCGCGCATTGCAGAAACCGCCAAAACCCTGTGGTACATCTATCTAGTACTCACTATCTCCTGCACTTTATTGCTGTGGTTGGCTGGGATGAATATGTTTGACGCTATCTGTCATGCGTTCTCTACCATCGCCATCGGTGGCTTCTCTACTTACGATGCCAGCGTCGGCCATTTCGATAGTCCCATGATCAATATGATTATCGTGGTGTTCTTATTAATAGCCGGCGTTAACTTCAGTTTGCACTTTGCCGCCTTCGCCAATCGTGGCCTGCGCTTATCCGTGTATCGCTTTGATCCCGAAGTAAAGTTCTTTTTAGGCGTACAAATCGTCTTAACGTTGATTTGCATGTCAGTCTTACTCGCACACCAAGTGTATAGCGATCCTTGGCAAGCCTTAGACCAAGCCTTGTTTCAGTCGGTATCCATTGCCACCACGGCTGGCTTTAGCACCACAGGCTTTGCCCAATGGCCGTTATTTTTGCCGGTCTTGCTGATAATGGCTTCCTTTATCGGCGGTTGCGCGGGCAGTACCGGTGGTGGCATGAAAGTGGTGCGTATTATGTTGCTCAACCTGCAAGGCATGCGGGAATTAAAGCGCTTGATCCATCCCAGAGCCGTTTATCGGATTAAGCTTGGCAATAAAGCATTAGCTGATAAAGTGGTGGAAGCCATATGGGGGTTCTTTGCCGCTTATGCCTTGGTGTTTGTATTGTGCATGTTGGCGCTGCTGGCGACCGGCATGGATGAATTAACGGCCTTTACTGCAGTCGCTGCCACGCTGAACAACTTAGGTCCGGGTTTAGGAGAGGTTGCCGCTAACTTTGGCACCACTTCAGAAGCTGCCAAGTGGATCATGATATTGGCCATGTTGTTTGGGCGTCTTGAAATATTTACCTTGCTAGTACTGTTTACGCCAGCATTTTGGCGTAGCTAA
- a CDS encoding endo alpha-1,4 polygalactosaminidase, giving the protein MRLLIWVLLLLPTLFIQVIGAERPAKSIAFYYDSIDSVRELMSYERVVVTPSLITERQIETLHKAGTQVFAYLSIGEYDEKILPESLSLLSPVQNTNWQSHVMDLSAIAWREHLLQRASQYVTKGFDGLFLDTLDSYYLFAEEEAAQAGQQQALALIIEELAGLNAKPKLILNRGFEVLEQVSGFAHAVVAESLYHGYDPINDSYREMSETDSEWLTNQLNRVKALNLEAIVIDYISGNEREAQKVAAQRLLNEGYTPYISDGLLYQFGVSTIEPIARRVLGFFDGTQEDYTGSLCHRLGATSIEYLGYVPECLDVNTIDFARLDINRYAAIVAWLDESTYNQQPQLQAWLAQHLNVRPMLFLGDLPTLPALRAELGLQTAGDLQGKINISQGKDWLKSTNTIAFSEFETYSKWLSAKPEVEVLLGVTDDTADTAGLLFSAPWGGAALSPLPITTLANDKEVWLIDPFRLLEKMLNLPAIPAADVTTETGRRILTSHVDGDGFPSKSWFPGKPYTAEVLMEHIFKPFNIPQTVSVIEGEVSKQGLYPEISAELETIARNIFSLPNIEVASHTFSHPFFWKSTTSTKVKKYGDNLPIPNYDVDFHKEIIGSIDYINQRLAPKDKKTNLILWSGGANPDEKTLGIAERANLLNVNGGNTNVVFGNSSLTQVSPTIAWYPTAVQVYAPVLNENVYTSEWTENFEGYRRVIETFELLGSPRRLKTIGIYYHMYSGTYPASLKAVKDVHAWAIQQEVTPLYLSEYAMRAKTLYETGLARTLDGRWQITSSGIKSLRLPHRLGTPVMNKSTIAGWEDSEDGKYLFLSDARATLTLSDQKDRTVRLKNANGQLLKWQRLGNVIRWSILSHVPLEFELAHAAKCKQSGNTTLHQVSTVENTVRYTSEKAGLFSGELRC; this is encoded by the coding sequence ATGCGTCTTCTCATCTGGGTTCTGTTGCTGTTGCCAACCCTATTCATTCAGGTGATAGGTGCAGAGCGGCCAGCTAAATCCATTGCTTTCTATTACGATAGTATTGATTCAGTACGCGAGCTGATGAGCTATGAGCGGGTTGTTGTGACTCCCTCATTGATCACTGAACGACAGATTGAAACCCTACACAAAGCCGGTACCCAAGTTTTTGCCTATCTCAGCATCGGTGAATATGATGAAAAAATTCTGCCCGAGTCGCTAAGCTTACTCTCCCCTGTACAAAATACTAATTGGCAAAGTCATGTAATGGACTTGTCTGCTATTGCTTGGCGTGAGCACCTTCTGCAACGGGCTTCTCAGTATGTTACTAAAGGGTTTGATGGTCTCTTTCTCGATACTCTTGATAGTTATTATCTGTTTGCAGAAGAAGAAGCGGCTCAAGCTGGTCAACAGCAGGCGTTAGCGCTGATTATCGAAGAGTTAGCGGGGTTGAATGCAAAACCAAAACTGATCTTGAACCGCGGCTTTGAAGTGCTGGAACAGGTCAGTGGCTTTGCCCATGCGGTGGTCGCGGAATCTCTTTATCATGGCTATGACCCTATCAATGATAGCTATCGAGAAATGAGCGAGACCGATAGCGAATGGCTGACTAATCAGTTAAATAGGGTTAAAGCTCTTAATTTAGAAGCCATCGTCATTGATTATATTTCTGGTAATGAGCGAGAGGCGCAAAAAGTGGCTGCGCAACGTCTACTGAATGAAGGTTATACGCCTTATATTAGTGATGGTCTGCTTTATCAGTTTGGCGTCAGTACTATTGAGCCTATAGCTAGGCGAGTGCTCGGGTTTTTCGACGGTACCCAGGAAGACTACACTGGCTCTTTATGCCATCGACTTGGTGCCACATCTATCGAATATTTGGGTTATGTACCTGAATGTTTGGATGTTAATACCATTGATTTTGCTCGGTTGGATATCAACCGTTATGCGGCCATAGTGGCTTGGCTGGACGAAAGCACTTATAACCAGCAGCCTCAACTGCAAGCATGGCTGGCACAACACCTCAACGTTCGTCCTATGCTCTTTCTCGGTGATTTACCCACCTTGCCTGCGCTTAGAGCAGAGCTAGGGTTGCAAACTGCGGGCGATTTACAAGGTAAGATAAATATTTCCCAAGGCAAAGATTGGCTGAAATCGACCAATACTATTGCCTTTAGCGAGTTTGAAACATATTCCAAATGGCTCAGCGCCAAGCCAGAAGTAGAAGTACTACTTGGTGTTACTGACGATACCGCAGATACAGCCGGATTACTGTTCAGTGCTCCTTGGGGAGGGGCGGCACTTTCACCATTGCCAATAACAACATTGGCCAATGATAAGGAAGTCTGGTTAATCGATCCCTTTCGTTTGCTTGAGAAGATGCTTAATCTTCCCGCGATCCCGGCGGCGGATGTGACTACTGAAACGGGACGGCGTATTTTAACCAGCCATGTTGATGGTGATGGTTTTCCCTCTAAGTCTTGGTTCCCTGGTAAGCCGTATACCGCAGAAGTACTGATGGAGCATATCTTTAAGCCCTTTAATATTCCGCAGACCGTATCTGTTATTGAAGGTGAAGTAAGTAAACAAGGCTTGTATCCAGAAATCAGTGCTGAGCTTGAAACTATCGCTCGTAATATTTTTTCTCTACCGAATATTGAAGTGGCATCTCACACCTTCAGTCATCCGTTTTTCTGGAAAAGCACGACCTCTACTAAAGTAAAAAAATACGGTGATAACCTTCCTATCCCTAATTATGACGTCGATTTTCATAAGGAAATTATAGGCAGTATTGATTACATCAATCAGCGATTAGCCCCTAAAGATAAAAAAACAAATCTTATTCTCTGGAGTGGCGGAGCTAATCCAGATGAAAAAACTCTGGGTATTGCTGAGCGAGCAAATTTACTTAATGTTAATGGCGGTAATACTAATGTGGTGTTCGGTAATAGTAGCCTAACCCAGGTTTCTCCTACTATTGCTTGGTACCCTACTGCCGTTCAGGTTTATGCTCCAGTATTAAATGAAAACGTTTATACCAGCGAATGGACTGAAAATTTTGAAGGCTATCGCCGTGTTATTGAGACCTTCGAGTTGTTGGGTAGCCCGCGAAGATTAAAAACCATTGGTATTTATTATCATATGTATTCTGGTACTTATCCTGCATCATTGAAAGCCGTGAAAGATGTTCACGCGTGGGCCATTCAGCAAGAAGTGACTCCGCTTTATTTAAGTGAATATGCCATGCGGGCCAAAACCTTATATGAAACTGGGCTGGCTCGCACGCTAGACGGCCGATGGCAGATCACCAGTTCGGGCATAAAAAGCCTGCGCTTACCTCATCGACTTGGCACGCCTGTTATGAATAAGAGTACTATTGCTGGCTGGGAAGACAGCGAAGACGGCAAGTATTTATTCCTTTCCGATGCTAGAGCAACTCTAACCTTATCAGATCAAAAGGATCGAACCGTTCGTCTTAAGAATGCTAATGGACAGCTGCTCAAATGGCAGCGTCTCGGTAATGTTATCCGCTGGAGTATTCTCAGTCATGTCCCGCTGGAGTTTGAATTGGCCCACGCTGCAAAGTGCAAGCAAAGTGGTAATACAACACTTCACCAGGTAAGCACTGTAGAAAATACCGTACGTTATACCAGCGAGAAAGCCGGCCTGTTTAGCGGTGAGCTGCGCTGCTAG
- a CDS encoding YigZ family protein, with product MSPYLIPATALVWEQEIKKSRFIAYIGHTPTPEDGKAFVDAIRAREPAARHHCWAFVAGQPSDSRVLGFSDDGEPSGTAGKPMLAQLQGSNIGEITAVVVRYFGGIKLGTGGLVRAYGGTLSMALAELALTERRIFSELSLKLQYSEMPLVEFLLAEFKGHWQTVEYGAEIEGVLAVESRDVADFCAQLLDRSQGRVVASNVVKSEGPTQP from the coding sequence ATGTCTCCCTATCTGATCCCTGCTACGGCCTTAGTGTGGGAGCAGGAGATTAAAAAAAGTCGTTTTATTGCCTATATAGGCCACACTCCTACTCCCGAAGATGGCAAAGCCTTTGTGGACGCTATTCGCGCTAGAGAGCCAGCGGCTCGACATCATTGCTGGGCATTTGTGGCAGGTCAGCCCAGCGATTCGCGAGTATTAGGCTTTAGTGACGACGGTGAGCCGTCGGGCACTGCCGGGAAGCCAATGCTGGCGCAATTACAAGGCTCGAATATTGGTGAGATTACCGCAGTGGTAGTGCGTTATTTTGGCGGCATCAAACTGGGCACTGGCGGGCTAGTGCGTGCCTACGGCGGCACCTTGTCGATGGCATTGGCAGAATTAGCACTCACAGAACGACGCATTTTTTCTGAGCTGAGCCTTAAGCTGCAGTACAGTGAAATGCCGTTAGTGGAATTTCTATTAGCAGAATTTAAAGGCCACTGGCAAACCGTCGAGTACGGCGCCGAGATTGAGGGCGTGCTCGCCGTAGAAAGTCGTGATGTAGCAGATTTTTGTGCACAGTTGCTAGATCGTAGCCAAGGAAGAGTCGTTGCGAGCAATGTGGTAAAGAGTGAAGGGCCGACACAGCCGTAG
- the hemG gene encoding menaquinone-dependent protoporphyrinogen IX dehydrogenase, whose product MEKLLILYSSRNGQTKKIIDAMQGEFSGYEVELADLHGPLRKNLSKYDKVLIGASIRYGKFHPDLYHFINIHSEQLAAADASFFCVCLTARKPEKANPSNNAYVKQFLAQSRWRPRTIGVFAGALQYSQYTWWQTRIIQLIMKMTGGSTDTSQDIEFTDWNKVQEFAQRIAQDKY is encoded by the coding sequence ATGGAAAAACTGTTGATACTTTATTCATCCCGTAATGGCCAGACCAAGAAAATTATCGATGCTATGCAAGGTGAATTTAGCGGCTACGAAGTGGAGTTGGCGGATCTGCATGGCCCGCTGCGCAAAAATCTTAGCAAGTACGATAAGGTGTTAATTGGCGCTTCTATTCGCTATGGGAAGTTTCATCCCGATCTGTATCACTTTATTAATATTCACAGTGAGCAACTTGCGGCGGCAGATGCCAGCTTCTTTTGTGTCTGCCTTACGGCTCGCAAACCAGAAAAAGCCAACCCCAGTAATAATGCCTATGTGAAGCAGTTCCTCGCCCAATCCCGCTGGCGCCCCAGAACCATAGGTGTGTTTGCTGGAGCATTGCAATACAGCCAATACACTTGGTGGCAGACGCGCATCATTCAACTGATCATGAAGATGACCGGTGGCAGTACCGACACCAGCCAAGATATAGAGTTTACCGATTGGAATAAGGTACAAGAGTTCGCTCAACGTATCGCACAAGACAAGTACTGA
- a CDS encoding tetratricopeptide repeat protein, whose protein sequence is MELFSKHVSEQEPSESRLNLLNRRTVVILAVIAIWVLWLLAPSQSTLLQLLSRTNSPQVSQIFLEQMHTRDPENAEVSKLLVDNYAQMGEQDKAIDLAESILDKDSELSDSSLTVTYAKLLQNKYYQTKDQQEAATESESKLRHFLERVDSPSDAADARTLADIAITMSMTKKAVELLSPHLESGQTSYPELVSLLLQNSDYEPALRLQKEAFQQNPNLETAAGILNLYLSSGKTEQGRGFIADYQGALSLDPDYLRLTIDHLTRAGNSGMALEQSNKLLAITPDNTLKVSTAQLAIATGDLELATALLTEVTETYLDPTYLAQLHTLHRWQGQIEEASHISQRLLELGATTPQLREGIVEARALGDMYLESLYYQQLAEINQLDELEYDDGVNTIEKAQGSMAALDSVQLLAALRPDDAALIVHQSRIYGYLGDYSNVIKQRHKLLALRQPTPSEALRFADAYIMTRQPELALQILTSAINWFEADDDYLTTVSSLAWQTSERGFAQQANQQLITRASSELDIYRYIRTSDPIKSREDIEQLVQLYQDYGNAAPLLAAIQASLDNKDQETFARLVELASQDPTLAENTATLLYRAQLARDNQQTDEAAALYRQILRLAPYDDTAINGLLWLAIDTNDREVTASIYDQYRHSQQHNSIFWLAFATAADQLGRLEEASFWYQRVLLQNDTSGEPQVAVLLNYASLLDRRGEQEKAYLLRRYLVSQLTDQLLLLNEGDVSYRSLVALFVGEGAALQLTQQALINKPDQANAQELFGYYLALGRPDNLQAWHQHTALKGYSLPDWQKLGLAILKKDRSAMEALLQQSMSLPVADKNTALQLTGQYAQAWLQGEELIGKLNDPEAERQLRAVHVGQHPDQVHGISARATHNTEWDLTRYSMDYYAPHQQGNWRLGTDFQVADTPDLLTGIDMKDEMRLRGEVLYRNHDSRWSFGVDIADGLGDQRLGFSGDYQHILNDYWDVSIKVALDAAVESSQLLTLTGKDNTVDFGVNYRPTARESLSFQLGWHDITTRYGDDIGQGWDLNLRASEQLFFNDPAWQIYTSLDMQQINLSDAPLDGINKQHQGSVPLTSGDFIGEEYQRLAIGQRVWQGTPALPGPTVPSPRYWVDTSLGYNVSSDHPDVAVSAGLGWEVLGNDEISLTVDWQSQDRNGDEALKWSLGYSYRF, encoded by the coding sequence ATGGAATTATTTTCTAAGCACGTTTCTGAACAAGAGCCATCCGAGAGTAGGCTTAATCTGCTGAATCGCCGCACTGTGGTTATTCTAGCGGTGATTGCTATTTGGGTGCTGTGGTTATTGGCGCCTAGCCAAAGCACACTGCTTCAGCTTCTTAGTAGGACAAATTCTCCCCAGGTATCCCAGATTTTCTTAGAGCAAATGCATACCCGAGATCCAGAAAATGCGGAGGTCAGCAAGCTGCTGGTAGATAACTACGCTCAAATGGGGGAGCAGGACAAGGCAATTGATTTGGCTGAGTCAATTCTTGATAAGGATAGTGAGCTAAGCGATTCGTCTCTAACCGTCACTTACGCCAAATTATTGCAGAATAAATATTATCAAACCAAAGATCAGCAAGAGGCGGCTACAGAGAGCGAGAGCAAGCTTCGTCATTTTCTTGAGCGAGTAGACTCTCCGTCTGACGCCGCGGATGCCAGAACACTGGCTGATATTGCAATCACAATGTCGATGACAAAGAAAGCGGTGGAGCTATTGTCGCCCCATTTGGAAAGCGGCCAAACTAGTTATCCAGAATTAGTGTCGCTGTTATTGCAAAATTCTGATTATGAACCGGCTCTTCGTTTGCAAAAAGAGGCGTTCCAGCAAAATCCGAACCTAGAGACAGCTGCTGGCATTCTGAACTTGTATTTGAGTTCCGGGAAAACTGAACAAGGGCGAGGATTTATAGCAGACTATCAGGGTGCATTGAGCTTGGATCCCGACTATCTCCGCCTGACCATTGATCATTTAACTCGTGCTGGTAATAGCGGTATGGCGCTGGAACAGTCAAATAAGCTGTTGGCCATTACACCTGATAATACCTTGAAAGTGTCTACTGCCCAGCTGGCTATTGCCACCGGCGATCTTGAACTGGCCACTGCATTGCTCACCGAGGTCACCGAGACATATTTAGATCCAACGTACTTAGCTCAATTACATACGCTGCATCGGTGGCAGGGTCAAATTGAAGAGGCGTCACATATCAGCCAGCGCTTACTGGAATTGGGAGCAACAACACCGCAACTACGCGAAGGCATCGTTGAAGCTAGAGCCTTGGGTGATATGTATCTTGAAAGCTTATATTATCAGCAGCTTGCAGAAATAAATCAGCTTGATGAACTTGAGTATGATGATGGGGTGAACACTATCGAAAAAGCCCAAGGGTCAATGGCCGCATTAGATAGTGTGCAATTATTAGCGGCGTTACGGCCAGATGATGCTGCGCTTATCGTGCACCAATCTCGGATTTATGGTTATCTCGGCGATTATTCTAACGTGATCAAGCAACGGCACAAATTGTTAGCACTACGTCAGCCGACACCCAGTGAAGCGCTGCGCTTTGCCGATGCTTATATTATGACTCGACAGCCTGAGCTAGCGTTACAGATTCTTACTTCGGCCATCAATTGGTTTGAGGCCGACGATGATTATCTCACTACAGTTTCATCTTTGGCTTGGCAGACCAGCGAACGGGGGTTTGCCCAGCAGGCCAATCAGCAGCTTATTACTAGGGCTAGTAGTGAGCTGGATATCTATCGTTATATAAGAACCAGTGATCCGATAAAGTCCCGAGAGGACATAGAGCAGTTGGTCCAACTTTATCAAGATTACGGCAATGCTGCTCCTTTGCTGGCGGCTATTCAAGCAAGCCTGGATAACAAAGATCAAGAAACTTTTGCCCGTTTGGTCGAGCTTGCCAGCCAAGATCCGACCCTAGCAGAGAATACCGCCACCTTGTTGTATCGGGCGCAGTTGGCCAGAGATAACCAACAAACTGACGAAGCCGCAGCACTTTATCGTCAAATCCTCCGGCTAGCACCCTATGATGATACCGCGATTAATGGTTTGCTCTGGCTTGCCATTGACACTAATGATAGAGAGGTTACCGCTTCTATCTATGACCAGTATCGACACTCTCAACAACACAATAGTATTTTTTGGCTCGCTTTTGCTACGGCGGCCGATCAGTTGGGCCGGTTGGAAGAAGCCAGTTTTTGGTATCAGCGCGTGCTGCTACAAAATGATACCTCCGGTGAGCCACAGGTTGCAGTGTTACTAAATTACGCCAGTCTGTTGGATAGACGTGGAGAACAAGAGAAAGCCTATTTATTACGGCGTTATCTCGTCAGTCAGCTAACTGATCAATTGCTATTACTGAATGAGGGAGATGTCTCCTATCGCTCTTTGGTGGCCTTGTTTGTAGGAGAAGGAGCGGCTCTGCAATTGACACAGCAAGCGCTGATTAATAAGCCAGATCAGGCTAATGCTCAGGAGCTATTTGGTTATTATTTAGCACTTGGCAGGCCAGATAACTTACAAGCGTGGCATCAACATACCGCCCTGAAGGGGTACTCGCTACCCGACTGGCAAAAGCTGGGACTGGCCATTCTTAAAAAAGATAGATCAGCCATGGAGGCTTTGCTGCAACAGTCTATGAGCCTACCGGTGGCAGATAAAAATACCGCTCTACAGTTAACTGGCCAGTATGCCCAAGCTTGGCTGCAGGGAGAGGAGTTGATCGGTAAGCTAAATGATCCTGAGGCAGAACGTCAGCTACGGGCAGTACATGTAGGCCAGCATCCGGATCAGGTTCATGGTATCAGTGCGCGCGCGACTCATAACACAGAGTGGGATCTTACCCGTTACAGTATGGATTATTATGCGCCCCACCAACAAGGTAACTGGCGGCTAGGGACCGATTTTCAAGTAGCCGATACCCCAGATCTGCTTACTGGTATTGATATGAAGGATGAAATGCGGCTACGCGGTGAGGTGCTTTATCGTAACCACGATAGCCGATGGTCATTTGGTGTTGATATTGCTGATGGCCTCGGAGATCAGCGTTTAGGCTTCTCTGGTGACTATCAGCATATTTTGAATGATTACTGGGATGTTTCAATAAAAGTGGCGCTAGATGCCGCTGTAGAAAGCAGTCAACTACTTACCCTAACTGGTAAAGACAATACCGTCGATTTTGGCGTAAATTATCGGCCAACAGCTCGGGAGTCATTATCTTTTCAGTTGGGTTGGCATGACATTACCACCCGATATGGTGACGATATTGGTCAAGGGTGGGACCTTAATCTGCGGGCTAGCGAACAGTTATTTTTTAACGACCCTGCTTGGCAGATTTATACCAGTCTAGACATGCAGCAGATCAATCTGAGTGATGCACCGCTTGATGGCATTAACAAACAACACCAAGGTTCTGTGCCGCTCACTAGTGGCGACTTTATTGGTGAGGAATATCAACGGCTGGCCATTGGCCAGCGAGTTTGGCAAGGAACACCGGCTTTGCCGGGACCCACGGTGCCCAGCCCACGTTATTGGGTAGATACCTCCTTGGGTTACAACGTGAGTTCTGATCATCCTGATGTGGCGGTTTCTGCAGGTTTGGGGTGGGAAGTGCTTGGCAATGATGAAATCTCATTGACTGTTGACTGGCAGAGCCAAGATCGAAATGGTGACGAAGCTTTAAAGTGGTCGCTGGGATACTCCTATCGTTTTTAA